Part of the Listeria innocua genome is shown below.
TAATTGCGCCCTGCTTAACGAACATCGGAACATCCGTCCAGTCTTCGTCATTTACTTCATAATTGATAGTTTGGTTCCCTTCGTAGATATCACCACGATTATAGTCTATCCAAGTTCCCGCTGGTAAATAGATTTCACGCGAACCGGCACCCTCTTCTAAAATAGGAGCTGCAAGGATAGCATCACCAAACATCCATTCATTTGTTAGGTTAACTACATTTTCATCTGTTGGATTATCAAAAGTAAGTGGTTGAACAAGTCCTACTCCAGATTCATAAGCTTGTCTTTCATAGGCATACATGTATGGAATCATTGAATAACGCCAAGTCATACTACTTTTCGCCACTTCTTCTGCAGTCCCGCCGTAATACCAAGGTTGACGTTGTTGATTATCATTACCATGTGTTCTAAATACTGGTACAAGAGAGCTAAACTCCATCCAACGACTATAAAGTTCTGGATCTGGATTTAATACTTGTCCAGAATTGGCATTAAAACCACCTGTGTCCATGCCCCATTTCGTTTGACCTAAATTGATAGTAGACAACATCGTACTTGGTTGTTCTTGCATTCCATTTGCCCAGTCAATTACTTCGCCTTTTTTCCATTGGACGCCGATATCGCCTGACCAAATAGATGTGGAGTAGCGCTGAGCTCCTGGATAATATGTTCTTCCAGTCTGCCAAACACGTTCATTCGTGTAATCACGTTGACCTTCATACATTGCTTGAGATGTAAAACCTGTTGTGAAATTCCCAAACCAATAATCCGCTCCATTGGAGGATACTTTGTCAGTTTCATCATTCCACCAACCGACGATACCTTTATCCAGCGCATCTTCAGAATGAGACCACCACCAATTACGTTCATCCGGATTATACGGATCGATACTTCTAACAGTAACTGGGAACGCGTAATCTTCATACGCTTCTTGGCCTGGATACCAGTAACCATTTGCCTCAGCATCTTTACCTTGTTGCGTTTCCGTTCCATCTTGTAGATTAGTTACCACACGAGGTTTAGTAATACCAATCATTTTTACACCTAGTGCATCCATATCATTTTTTAAAGTAGTGTCTTTTGCGGATGGGAAATTAGTTGTATTCCAAGCAAATTCACCGTAATCCCCTCCATAAACAGGATCTCCGTAAAACTTCCAATCGTAGTCAAAAGCAAAAGAATCAATCGGAATTCCCTTAGCACGATACGTATCAATATTTTTACGGAATTCATCTTCATTTGTTCCCCATTCGAAATTGGAGAAACCAAGAGACCATTTTGGCATCATAGGAGTATGACCAGTTACATCAGCGTAAGAGGACATGATTTCTTCAGGTTCCCCTGACATCAAGTACATTTCTACATTTTCTTTTTCGTAACGACGGCCTTCAACAACGGAATCCCCGTAATAGAATTCCAGCTTTTCTTCGTCTGAAACAGAATAAGGATAACCCCCGTCACTGTCTACTAAAAGGCCATAACCTGCTGTAGACCACATGAACGGGCCACCAGCATTACCTTGTTGACCTGCTTGAGCTGTCTTCCCGCTATTTGCAGCTGTATTATCTCGCTCCATCCCAAGGTCTCCGTCACTAAAACTAATACCATAAGCTCCGTAAACATGGTCAGTTGCACCACGTTTAAATCTCACACCGCCATCGAAAATTCCACCATCAGCCGACTCAGATAATAAAGTTTTTCCCTCTTTATCTTTAAAAGTCATTCGTGCTGGTTCTTTAGAAATTTCAAGTGTGCATTCGTCCGTTGAAATAACCATAGGATCAGATTCTAAATCAATCTCAGCCCCAATTGCTGTAAAAGTTGCATTAGGGTCAATCATCGGTGTTGACTCACTATTTTCGATATTTCGTGGTCGTAAATTAACTTTAAGCAAATTATTGGCAAGTGGTGAAATTTCTAAGTAGTCATCTTCTGCTTCATCCCCGTTATCAATTTTTAGCGTGATAACATTGTCTGTTACAGTTGCCTCTAAAACATTTCCAAGCCCTTCTTCTGCACTTAACTTCGCATATTCTTCTTTACTAAGTTGTTTTGCAGTTTCTCCATTCGCTTGTTGTTTCACTTCTTTTTTCTCTGTTTCTTCTGCGTTAACTTCTACTTCTAATGGTTGCGTTATCCCTAAGTTCAACCAAACAAGCGGCACAACAGCCATACTGACACAAACTTGCTTCATCCCTTTTTTCATCATCTCGCTCCTTTTCATTCAGTAATTGTTACAGGAAAATCATACCACCCTAAATATTCTGATCCATTGTAATTTAGTGAGATTTCTAACAAATGTTCACCAGGCTCTAATCCTGCTGTTTCAATAGTGTACATGTAAGAACCCGTATAGGATGGATACACTGGTTTATAAAGAAATTCACCGTTATCATTAATTATCATCTCGTTCCCAGGAGCTGGTGCGATAAAATCTAGCGCTTGATAAATAAACGGCACAAAAACATCTAAATTTTCGCCTTGTTTAATTGTCCTTGGAGGATAGGTTGCCGTCTGTCCATCAAACGAACGATTCCTAATTTGCCCAGTTAGAAAAATATCTTCTGGAATTGATATTAAATGATTATCACGAAGAAGTAATGTTTCTAAATTAGGCATATTCATCCAAATATCTTTCGCTATATATCCAGAAAGTTCTGCTTGCTCCATGTTAATACTGACTAATTTTTCCATCCCAATGAACTCAGGAATATTAATTCCGAAATTATTTTTACTAAAGTCTACTGTCGTTAAATTAGGATAATTTGCGTTTGGAAATTGAGTAATGTTTGCATCAGATGCTTTTATAGTTTCTAAAGCAGGAAGACTCTCCGATAAGTCAGGCATCTCGCCAATATTATTACTCCAAATAGCTAATTCTGTTGCGTTTGTAAAAACTTCATTATTCAATACATTCAAATCTTCCCCAGTTAAATTTAACCCTGGAAATGGTAGGATTGTGATTGTATCTAAATCTTCTTGCGTGATAATATCATTTACAGAATCTTTATCCAATTCTTCAGCAATCGCCTCAGCAATTGCTTCAACTGGAAATGCCTCAATGATTGGAGCTGGCAAAGGAACTGTATCCGCTTGCACTTTTATTGTTGGTGAAAGTAAAATACAACAACTTACAATGAACAACAATCCAATTATCTTTTTCATCTCTTACTCCTTTCAAAGCACCACCCTCTTCACCTCGAAAAGGGTGGCAATGTGTTTATTATTTAATTACAACATGATCAAAGTTAATTCCCGCTGTATCGCCTGCTTCAAAATCAAAGACGACTTGGTTAATACCATCTTGCAAGGTTACTGGCACTTCCACTACGTCCCAAGTATCCCAGTCAGTCGTTTTCGGTAAAGCAATTTGTTGTTTGTTGCCATTTACATAAACCGTTCTTGTAGCATCTTCCACACCCGCGCTATAACGCACTTCCATCGTATAATCGGATGCCCCATCAACTGCATCAATATCAAACTCAACTGCTTCTTTTTCTTCATCAAATCCAGCTACAAAACCAGTTCCAGTGTAGCCAGCATGGTCACTTGCAGTTGATACATTTGTTAAATGCCCGAATTCCGCTTCATAAGGTGCATGATTTACACCATTTAAAACGATAGCCTGAGTAGTGTCTGTTGCTGCAGTTTTGATGTAAGTTAAGTTTTGTACAGTGTCATAGTAATAAGCGCTCGTTGCTTCATTAAAGGCATCTAGTGTGTCTGCTTTAGCTACCTCAGTTCCTGCAACTGTTACACTTGTTGGCTCTGTACTGAAAACTTGCATCGTTGTTTCATCTGCCATTGCCGGAAGATTGACCGTAACTTTTTCATTTGCAAAGTCTTCAGAAACGCTAATGTCACGCATCTCGCCACCATTTACATCATCATAGAAACTGTACTCGCTGTTTCCTGATGGGTAAACTCGGAACGTTAAATTATCATACGCTTTTAAATCGTTACCTACATTTTGTCCTAGTTGGTAACCATCTGTCATATTCATTGGAATAATCGCTCCAGCTTTTGCAAATACAGGTAGCGTATCAACATCTGCATAGTAAGAAATTGTTTCGCCACCTGGATGGATACCGCCGTTCCAAATATCTATCCATTCGCCTTCTGGTAAATAAACTTCTTTTTCTGTTTGGCCTTCTTGTACAATTGGTGCTACAAGTAAATCATCGCCAAACATATATTGTTCATCTAAATTACGCGTATTAATATCTTCTGGATAATCCATAGCCATTTGACGCATCATAGATTTCCCATTATCAGCAGTATCTTTTGCCGCTGTATAAATATAAGGAAGTAAATTCATACGTGTATATAAATATTTTTGGAATGTTGGTAAAATCGTTTCGTCGCCAGTTCTAGCTACTGCATTCCACGGTGAGCGTTCTTCACTTGGCGATGGATCTGATTTTTCCGAGTGGAACTGCATAATCGGTGCAAAAGCCGCCATTGCTGTTGCGCGTTTATAAAGTTCTGCTGTTGGATAATTTCCTGTGAATCCTGCCATATCCCATGCCCAGTAAGAAACGCCTGATGTTGATGCACTAAGACCTGCTTTTACGGATGCTTGGAAAGAATCAAATGTAGAAGTTTGATCTCCAGACCAGTAAATGCCCGATTTTTGTGCCCCTGAAGTTCCAGAACGGCTAAAGGAAACTGCCTCTGGATTTATACTTTTTGCAAAATCGAAATAGCTGGAAACATAATCTGTTGGATAACGGTTTCTCATTTCTTGCCCTTTTTCCCCGTTAGAAAAAGTTGTATCACGGCCCCAAACCATTTCTCCACCATCTGTCTTGAATCCATCAATTCCGACATCTGTTAGTAAATATTCACGTTGAGATGTCCACCAATTTACCGCATCTTTATTTGTGAAATCTAGTAAAATCCCGTTACCAAACCACTGAGATGCTGGAACTCGGTAAGGCGCCCCTGTTCCATCGTCCGCACTGTACCCTTGACTTATCATGTAGTCTTCATCATTATCTCTTTGTTCATACACTGTATTATCATCTTTTAATACAGGAACTTGCCATAATACAATGTTCATTCCTGCATCATGTACGCTGTCTACCATTGCTTTTGGATTTGTCCATTTCCCGTTAAATGTAAAATCATCATAGGCAAAAGGTTCACCATTTTTCTTCGCAGTATATGTCGCGTCGTTCCAAATGTAGTAAGTTTCTTCATCACTCCATTGTTCTAATACAAATCCCGTTGCTGGAATTTCATTTTCTTTTGCATTAGAAAGTGCTGTACTTACATCAGATTCTCTATCCCATTCATTTGCTGACATCCAAAGTCCGAATGCCCATTTTGGTAATAATGTAGTTTTTCCAGTAATATCTGTGTAGTTATTTACAATATCATTTTGATCTTTTCCGCTGATGACATAATAATCAAGCATATTCGTCATATCGCCATCATTATCTAAAATAAAGCTATATTTGTCTTCTACTTTTGAAGCCATTTGGAATTGTGAATGAAAATCAGAATTCACAAACATACCATATTTATTTGCACTTACAAAAAACGGTACTGCTAAATAAGTTCGTTCAGTTTGTGCTTGGTCTTGGTACTCATTATAAACATAGGTTTCAACATCTTTGCCTCGTTGATTAATAGTATCGTAACGTTCACCAAAACCATAGAACGCCTCATCACTTGGCGTCATAAAATTATTTTGATACTGATTGATAACATTTTTGCCATCTGTCAACCAACCTAAGCTGTTGGCAGTTGTATATTCACTTGTAAGTAGAGTTCCATCTGCTTGGTACACTTCCATGCGGTAAGGAGACTTTTGGATTTCTACTCGCAAATCGTCAGTTGTAACTGTTACTTTATCTGCACCATCATCTACTGTGTAACCAGTTTTTCCAGCATGTCCAGTTTCTTTACCGGTTGGTGATAGTTCCATACGAAGTGTATCTAAATCCTCAAACGAAAGATATAATTTTGGAGTGAATTCACCTGCAGTAGCTGTCATATTTAATGTAATAGAATCTCCATTATCTACAACGCTGCTGACATCTTGCACATACTCCCAGTCCGTCACGTAAAATGTAAACGGACCACTTTCATATTCAGTTCCTCCGTCAGTAGAACCTTTTGTTGTATAAGTAATTTCATCGCCTTTTTCAAATTTTCCTAAATCTGCTTTCCAGTAAGTATTGTTCCCGCTATTATAATCATAAGCTGCTGTAACATTTTCTTGTGCTACCCCGTTTTTAGTCCATTCTACCCAAACATTTTGTCCATCTTCAATTGGCCAGGTAGTAATATTTAATGTCACGTCTTCACCAGCTTTTGGATCTCTAGGAGAACGTTCTGTTGGTTGGACAGTATATAGATCATCATCCCCATATGGCGAGTGATATTCCCCATCCATCGCGAAAACGTTTGTCCCAAATCCACTTAAACAACTAAATATTAGTATGGTCAAAATGAAAATTAAACTAGATTTTCTTCCCTTTCGCTTCATCTCTCTTTCCTCCCTTAATGTATATTTTTACTAAAAACATATTACTTTTGATGTATTATTTCGCAAAATTATTAATTTTTGCATATCTATGATTGTAGAAATAATCACATAATGTTATAATTCTTTCACAGATACACTAAAAAAGTTCAAATTACTAATAATCCTACAAAAAAACGCAACTATGCCAGACCATTCTTCATGGAAAAACAATAATTGCGTTCATCAGAAGACCTTGCTTAAAAAACTTTAAAACAACCAGTTAATACTTTTGAACAAAGTTAACATGTCTTCTCCCTCCTTTTTCATCTATACAGAAATACTAACTCACAAATCTTACATAAAATTAAAAAGCATCAAATTTGAACAAATGGAGCTGAGTTTTATGCAAAATATTGGTGATACATTAAAATTTATTCGGAAAAGTAAAAACTTAACACAACAAGAGGCCTGTACAAATGCTCTCAGTCGCTCTAATTATCAAAAAATCGAGAATAATAAAATCATGCCTAGTATGGACCGTTTTATTCAAATCTTACTTAATTTCAATATGACGTTAGAAGAATTTGAATTTATAAAACGAGACTTTACACCTTCTCCAAAAGAAAATATCCTTTATCTATACTCCAAGATTATTACCTCCTCAGAAACAGATATGATACTTAATGTTATTTCCAAATGCGACGACTACTTAGAAACCCACAACGATATTTTTATCTCTGACATTAAAGCCTCACTTGAAGGCATTTTACTAGCTGAAAAAGAACATAATTTTAAACTTGCTCGAAAGAAAGTAACCTACATTTGGGACAGGCTTTCGGAAGCTGATGAATTATTTTGGAATGACATATTAATATTAAGAAATATTTTCTTTATTTTTGAAAATGAAACTGCTCAACATATTGTAAATCGTCTTATTTCTCAACTTAAAAAATATCGTTACTTATATCCAACACTTTCGATTGAGATTTCTCTTCATGTTAATCGTGCTACTTATTTAATTTTGGACGAAAAATATGAACTAGCTTTGCACTACATTGAATTATCTATTAAAATCGCTAAGCATAACCATTATTACTTACAATTTTGCATGGCTGTTGCGAAAAAAGGAATTGTTCTGTATAAGCTAGGTGAAAAACAAAAAGGTAAACACTTTATGCAACGAGCGCTCAGAGTGGCTAAAGTGCTTGAAGAAGAACGTATTTTAAGCGGGATTAAAAATGAAATCGATTATTTTCTTCATGATGAGATGCATAACCTCTCTTTGAATGAATTTACAAAAATAGACATATAAAAAAAGCCTAAATCTAGCTTCTTCAACTGTTGTTGAATGACTAGATTCAGGCTTTTATTGTTGGCGCTCTTTAAAGGCGCGTTCAATATCACGTTTTGCTTCTTTTTGTTTTAAGTCTTGGCGTTTATCGTATTTCTTTTTACCTCGAGCTACACCGATGAGTACTTTTGCGTAGCCATCTTTAATATACATTTTTAGTGGAACAATCGAATAACCGGACTCTTTCGTTTCTCCAATTAAACGGCTGATTTGCTTCTTATGTAAGAGCAACTTGCGCGTTCTTAGTGGATCATGATTGTAGCGGTTCCCTTGTTCATATGGACTAATGTGCATATTGTGTAAGAAAATTTCCCCTTTGTCGATACGTGCATAGGAATCTTTTAAGTTTACCCGTGCGTTTCTGACGGATTTGATTTCAGTACCTTGCAGGACAATGCCAGCCTCAAAAGTTTCTTCAATTGCGTAATCGTGGCGCGCTTTTTTATTTTGCGCGACTAGTTTACCATCACCTTTTGGCATAACTCCCCATCCTTTCTAGCGACGTTTTTTCTTCTTCGGGCTTTCTTTTGCTACACCTTGATAAAAAGGTTTTTTCTTCTTTTTCTTTTTAGGTTTTGTATACCATTCGTCTTCTTTACGTTCTGATTTTGGTTTCACGTCTTCTGATTTACCAGTTCTACGTTTGTTACGACCTTTTTTTTGGTTACTCTTAAAGTTTCTAGTTTTATCAATCGGTTTTTCACGTTGACGTTTTTGTTTATCGCTCACCGGACCTGGTTTGCCTTCACTACGAAGAGCAAAATCGATTTCACGAGCATCTACGTCGACTTTAGTTACTTCTACTTCCACTTCATCACCAATACGATAAATTTGGCCTGTTCTTTCGCCAATCATCGCTAATTGATTTTGGTGGAATTTGAAGTAATCGCCTTTCATTGCGCTCACATGGACTAAACCTTCAATTGTGGTCGGAAGTTCAATAAATAAACCAAAATTGGTTACAGAGCTAATAATTCCGATGAATCGTTCGCCCACTTTATCGACCATGAACTCAGTTTTCTTCAGTTCGTCAGTTTCACGTTCAGCTTCTACTGCACGTCGCTCCATTTTTGAGCTATGTTCAGCAATCTCAGGAAGCTCCTCAGCGCGTTTTTCTAAAGTTTCTGGACGAACATCCCCGTTTATTAAATATTCTCTAATAAGCCTATGAACGATTAAATCCGGATAACGACGAATTGGCGACGTGAAATGTGTATAAAAATCAGTAGACAAGCCAAAGTGTCCCGCGCTCACTGTATCATACTTCGCTTGTTGCATCGAACGTAGCATTACAGTCGAAACAACCATCTCTTCCGGTTTACCTTTTACTTCTTCTAGTACTTGTTGTAAGGCAGCTGGGTGAATATCATTGGCAGTTCCTTTGACAATTAAGCCAAAATTAGTAATAAATTCAAAGAAACGTGCTAATTTGTCTTCTTTTGGATCTTCATGAATACGATAAATAAATGGTACATCCATCCAGTGAAAATGTTCTGCAACTGTTTCATTCGCAGCAAGCATAAATTCTTCAATCAAATGCTCTCCCGCTGAACGTTCGCGCATAACGACTGCTTCTGGATGACCTTCTTCATCAACGACTACACGTGCTTCTTTGAAATCAAAATCAATCGCGCCACGTTTTTCACGTTTACGGCGAAGGATTTCAGCCAAATGTTGCATCGCTTCAAGCATTGGAACGATTGGCGCATATTTTTCACGCAATGCTTCGTCTTTTTCAACTAAAATATCATTAACGTCTGTATAAGTCATTCGTTCCGTTGTTTTAATAATACTTTCAAAAATTTCATGATTAACTACGTGGCCCTCTTGGTCAATTTCCATTTCACAACTCATTGTAAAACGGTCTACTTGTGGGTTAAGTGAGCAAATGCCATTCGAAAGTTTATGTGGCAACATTGGAATTACTCGGTCGACCAAATAAACACTTGTTCCGCGGTCTTGCGCTTCTTTATCAAGTGGCGAGCCTTCTGTTACATAATGCGTTACGTCTGCAATATGCACGCCTAGCTTCCAGTTGCCATTTGGTAATTGTTTGACAGTAACTGCATCATCCAAGTCTTTGGCGTCTGCCCCGTCAATTGTAATTATCATTTGGTCACGAAGATCGCGACGATTACCAATATCTGAATCATCAACCACATCGGGTGCTTTACTTACTTGCTCCATTACTTCTTCCGGGAACCCGATTGAAATACCGTGTTTATGAATAATCGATAAAATATCCACACCTGGGTCATTGCGGTGACCGATGATTGATTTAACAACCCCTCTTGCACGCGCATGCCCAGTTGCATATTCCGTCAATTCAACGATAACTTTATGACCGTCTACCGGTTTTAAGCCATCCTCTAAATCAATTTCCACTTCACCGAAAAGTCGTTTATCATCTGGCATCACAATTGGAGTACCAGCTAAGTCTTCCATATAAGTTCCGACGATTTGTGTTGTCTTCCGTTCGACAATTTTCTTAATCGTACCTTCTGCCAAATTATCGCCTTTACGTTTCGTGATCGTCGCAAAAACTAAATCACCGTTCATTGCATCTTTAACTTCATTTGGCGGGATAAAAATATCGTCCATTTCTTTCTCTTCCGGGAGAACAAAGCCAAAACCTCGTTCATGTGCGCGAAATGTTCCTTTTACTAAGTCCATTTTTTCTGGTAATGCATACCGATTCTTCCTTGAGCGGACAATAGTTCCGGAATCTTCCAGTTTTACTAAAGCTTTCACCATTAATTTAAAGTCATCCGCATTGTTTAAAGCTATTTCTATTTCTAAATCTTCTAGCGCAAATGTTTTATCAGGCGCTGAAGTTAATAGATTCATAATTTTTTCTTCCATTTGTTTTTGTTCCACTTCTGTCCCTCCTCTCTCTGTTTTAAAAATTGTTTATTCTTGCCAATCTAAGCTATCTAAAAATGTTAAAATCGCTTGGTTTACGTCTTTTCTTTCTTTGTCTAATGTGATGACATGACCAGATTCTTTAAACCAGTGTAACTCTTTCTTTGTTGATTCTACTGTATCATAAATCAGCTGTGCCCCGCTCACATCAACCATATCGTCTTTTTCACCTTGAACGACCATGATTGGTGCATAAATCATATCTATTTCAGAAACGACGCCATTAATTTCATCTTTTAGTTTAGCGATAGTATTCATTGGCGCGTCTTTATAGGCGACCATTTCTGCATCGATTTGTTCAGGCGTTTTACCTTCTAATTTTTTATAATTACGCACATAATCTAAAAAGCCTTGAATTATTGGCGATGAGCTGTCCATTCTTGTTGGAGTACTCATGGCTATAATTCCCTTTAACGGCCTAGAAAAACCTAATTTTAGTGAAAAAAGTCCACCGAGCGAAAGTCCTGCTACAGCGATTTCCGTGTAACCGAGTGATTTTAGGTGATCATAGGCTTTAAGAACATCTTCCCACCAGTCGTTTGGTCCTGTTTTTAGTAGTAGGTCTGGTGATACGCCGTGGCCTCTGTATTGAGGCGCATAGCAAGTGTAATTGTTTTCTTGTAAAAACCTACCTAATATTCTTACATCCGCTGAGCTACCTGTGAAACCGTGTAAGAGTAACACTGCTCTTTTGCCTTTTTCGAATAAAAATGGTTGTGGTGGTGTTATTTTCATAGTAAATATCGCTCCTTGGTTCTTTTTGGAGTTTTGGTTGATCTGGGGTGGGTGTTGTTTTTGTTGGAGTTTTAGGGGGATTTGTTGTACTTAAAAATTTGTGCTCCCCTTTTTGTGTTGTTCGTCCACTTTTTTATGGAAAACAATACTCCACCTTGTTACGCCTTGTATTGGAGTTCTAGGGGATTTGTTGAACTTAAAAATTTGTGCTCCCCTTTTTGTGTTGTTCGTCCACTTTTTTAATGGAAACAACGCTCCACTTCGTTACGCCTTGTATTGTAGTTCTAGGGAAGCGGACTACGCTTCTGGAGAACTACAATAATAAAAAACCACCTAAATTTTCATTCAGGTGGTTAACATCTCGTTACTGTACAAAATATGCCAGTGCAATTAGTATTGCGAAGAAAACAATGGATAGAACGATGGTTGTACGATGTAGAATAAGTTCTAGTCCTCTTGCTTTTTGCTTACCGAATAATTGCTCAGCTCCACCAGAGATGGCGCCGGATAAGCCAGCACTTTTACCTGGTTGAAGTATGATAACTGTAATTAACAGTACTGATACGATGATGAGTAAGACCGTTAAAACTGTACTCATTGTTCTTTCCTCCTAAA
Proteins encoded:
- the rnr gene encoding ribonuclease R, whose amino-acid sequence is MEQKQMEEKIMNLLTSAPDKTFALEDLEIEIALNNADDFKLMVKALVKLEDSGTIVRSRKNRYALPEKMDLVKGTFRAHERGFGFVLPEEKEMDDIFIPPNEVKDAMNGDLVFATITKRKGDNLAEGTIKKIVERKTTQIVGTYMEDLAGTPIVMPDDKRLFGEVEIDLEDGLKPVDGHKVIVELTEYATGHARARGVVKSIIGHRNDPGVDILSIIHKHGISIGFPEEVMEQVSKAPDVVDDSDIGNRRDLRDQMIITIDGADAKDLDDAVTVKQLPNGNWKLGVHIADVTHYVTEGSPLDKEAQDRGTSVYLVDRVIPMLPHKLSNGICSLNPQVDRFTMSCEMEIDQEGHVVNHEIFESIIKTTERMTYTDVNDILVEKDEALREKYAPIVPMLEAMQHLAEILRRKREKRGAIDFDFKEARVVVDEEGHPEAVVMRERSAGEHLIEEFMLAANETVAEHFHWMDVPFIYRIHEDPKEDKLARFFEFITNFGLIVKGTANDIHPAALQQVLEEVKGKPEEMVVSTVMLRSMQQAKYDTVSAGHFGLSTDFYTHFTSPIRRYPDLIVHRLIREYLINGDVRPETLEKRAEELPEIAEHSSKMERRAVEAERETDELKKTEFMVDKVGERFIGIISSVTNFGLFIELPTTIEGLVHVSAMKGDYFKFHQNQLAMIGERTGQIYRIGDEVEVEVTKVDVDAREIDFALRSEGKPGPVSDKQKRQREKPIDKTRNFKSNQKKGRNKRRTGKSEDVKPKSERKEDEWYTKPKKKKKKKPFYQGVAKESPKKKKRR
- a CDS encoding alpha/beta hydrolase gives rise to the protein MKITPPQPFLFEKGKRAVLLLHGFTGSSADVRILGRFLQENNYTCYAPQYRGHGVSPDLLLKTGPNDWWEDVLKAYDHLKSLGYTEIAVAGLSLGGLFSLKLGFSRPLKGIIAMSTPTRMDSSSPIIQGFLDYVRNYKKLEGKTPEQIDAEMVAYKDAPMNTIAKLKDEINGVVSEIDMIYAPIMVVQGEKDDMVDVSGAQLIYDTVESTKKELHWFKESGHVITLDKERKDVNQAILTFLDSLDWQE
- the secG gene encoding preprotein translocase subunit SecG; translated protein: MSTVLTVLLIIVSVLLITVIILQPGKSAGLSGAISGGAEQLFGKQKARGLELILHRTTIVLSIVFFAILIALAYFVQ